One Ardenticatenales bacterium genomic region harbors:
- the aspS gene encoding aspartate--tRNA ligase, producing the protein MLKTHTCGELRVDHIGQTVTLAGWVNRRRDMGGIIFVDLRDRWGKTQVAVDSGASQEAFDIANQVRPEFVLQITGQVQPRPAGQENPNMPTGDIEILAQQVTILNPAKVPPFLIDRDGNVDEALRLKYRYLDLRRERLQRNLAVRHRAIKFIRDFLDERGFLEIETPILFKSTPEGARDYLVPSRVHPGKFYALPQSPQQLKQLLMVAGYERYFQIARCFRDEDQRADRQPEFTQLDIELSFVERDDILDLIETLMVGMVQTASLVPLHSETFTRISYRDAMERFGTDRPDLRYGMELTDIADLVAHSAFRVFAENVAEGKPVKAICVPGCGSYSRREMGELEEVAREAGARGLAWLAIHPETEEIRGPIAKFFTVDELLRITERMGAKPGDLILISSDERLKVYAILHALREEMGWRLGYKSQKMLHFCWVIDFPLFEETMEDGHYAPSHHMFTAPKRAHIPLLDTDPHAVLSEQYDLVCNGFEVAGGSIRIHERPLQRKIMALIGFSMEQAQEQFGHMLEAFEYGAPPHGGIAPGIDRLVALMTGEPNIREVMAFPKTQQAMDLMADAPSEVAQKQLDELHIALAVEDKKTA; encoded by the coding sequence ATGCTCAAAACGCATACTTGTGGCGAACTTCGCGTCGATCACATCGGACAAACAGTCACACTCGCCGGATGGGTCAACCGCCGTCGCGACATGGGCGGCATTATCTTCGTTGATCTGCGCGACCGTTGGGGCAAAACCCAGGTCGCCGTGGACAGCGGCGCATCGCAAGAGGCGTTCGACATCGCCAACCAGGTGCGTCCAGAATTTGTGCTGCAAATTACCGGGCAGGTCCAACCCCGCCCCGCCGGTCAGGAAAACCCCAACATGCCCACGGGCGACATTGAGATTTTGGCCCAACAGGTGACCATCCTCAATCCGGCCAAAGTCCCCCCCTTCCTCATTGATCGTGACGGGAATGTGGATGAGGCCCTGCGCCTTAAGTATCGTTATCTTGACCTGCGCCGCGAACGGTTGCAGCGCAACCTGGCGGTGCGCCACCGGGCCATCAAGTTTATCCGCGACTTCCTCGATGAGCGGGGCTTCCTGGAAATCGAAACCCCCATCCTCTTCAAAAGCACGCCGGAAGGCGCGCGCGACTATCTGGTTCCCAGCCGCGTGCATCCCGGCAAGTTTTACGCCCTGCCCCAAAGCCCGCAGCAACTCAAGCAGCTTCTCATGGTCGCCGGCTATGAGCGCTACTTCCAGATTGCCCGCTGCTTCCGCGACGAAGACCAGCGCGCCGACCGTCAGCCGGAATTTACGCAACTAGATATTGAGTTGAGCTTTGTGGAACGGGACGACATTCTGGACTTGATCGAAACCCTCATGGTGGGCATGGTCCAGACGGCCAGCCTCGTGCCGCTGCATAGCGAAACGTTCACGCGCATCAGCTACCGCGACGCCATGGAACGGTTCGGGACCGACCGCCCCGACCTGCGCTATGGCATGGAGCTGACGGACATCGCCGACCTGGTGGCGCACAGCGCCTTCCGCGTCTTTGCCGAAAACGTGGCCGAAGGCAAGCCGGTGAAGGCCATTTGCGTGCCGGGCTGCGGCAGCTACAGCCGCCGCGAGATGGGCGAATTGGAAGAAGTTGCGCGGGAGGCCGGCGCGAGAGGGCTGGCGTGGCTGGCGATTCACCCGGAAACGGAGGAGATTCGCGGCCCCATCGCCAAGTTCTTCACCGTAGACGAGTTGCTGCGCATCACGGAACGGATGGGGGCCAAACCGGGCGACCTGATCCTCATCTCCAGCGACGAGCGACTGAAGGTGTACGCCATTCTGCACGCCTTGCGCGAGGAAATGGGCTGGCGGCTGGGCTACAAGAGCCAGAAGATGCTGCACTTCTGTTGGGTGATTGACTTTCCGCTCTTTGAAGAGACGATGGAAGATGGGCACTATGCTCCCAGCCACCACATGTTCACCGCACCCAAGCGGGCGCACATCCCGCTGTTGGATACCGACCCACACGCCGTCCTCAGCGAACAGTACGACCTGGTATGCAATGGCTTCGAGGTTGCCGGGGGCAGCATCCGTATCCATGAGCGCCCCTTGCAGCGCAAAATCATGGCGTTGATCGGCTTCTCCATGGAGCAGGCGCAAGAGCAGTTTGGCCATATGCTGGAGGCGTTTGAGTACGGCGCGCCGCCGCACGGGGGCATTGCGCCGGGCATTGACCGCCTGGTGGCCCTGATGACGGGCGAGCCGAACATCCGCGAGGTGATGGCCTTCCCCAAGACGCAACAGGCGATGGACTTGATGGCGGACGCGCCTTCGGAAGTGGCGCAAAAGCAGCTAGACGAGTTGCATATCGCTCTGGCCGTGGAAGATAAAAAGACAGCGTAG
- a CDS encoding MFS transporter, translating to MTPPLPMRRSPSPRLILAVVSFGVFVAADDLTVVSTMLRQIIFDLRIPLPDGLNQAAWIVNAYLIAYVVVMPFMGRVSDLIGRRKVYVGALGLFLLGSIWVPLAPNLPLFLVGRVLTALGGGAMVPVGMAIIGDIYAPRRRATALGVLGAIDTAGWVWGPLYGALLVRYLHWRWQFYLNVPLSLLGMAAAWWALRDLPPTAARGRLDWRGVALLTAGLVALNVALLNRSGIQSVSSLTQLAAEPGMRSAPWWVAAVVALLLFGWVERRRRESLVDWSLFRLPNFVPAISVNFLVGSVLIIAMVNVPLFVNVVQVDLAQAALDSGRLLSSMTLAMAVTAYLGGLGTERWGYRGVASAGISLCILAFFLMGRNWQATTPYSQMTWQLALLGAGFGFVTAPVGAAVINAAPEDRRGIAASLVIVLRLLGMSVGLAALTSWGLHRFNVLRVQVALPPMTDPTFAQALAEGLTNTTVQVLAETFVVSAGIAALALITSLWLRHQDKANA from the coding sequence GTGACCCCTCCCTTGCCCATGCGCCGCTCTCCGTCCCCGCGTCTCATCCTGGCCGTCGTGTCCTTCGGCGTCTTTGTCGCCGCCGACGACCTCACCGTCGTTTCCACCATGCTGCGGCAGATCATCTTCGATCTACGCATTCCCCTGCCCGACGGCCTGAACCAGGCCGCCTGGATTGTCAACGCCTATCTGATCGCCTACGTCGTCGTCATGCCCTTCATGGGGCGCGTAAGCGACCTGATCGGGCGGCGCAAGGTGTACGTGGGCGCGCTGGGGCTGTTCCTTCTCGGCTCCATCTGGGTTCCGCTGGCTCCCAACTTGCCCCTTTTCCTCGTCGGGCGTGTCCTTACGGCCCTGGGCGGCGGGGCCATGGTTCCCGTGGGCATGGCCATCATCGGGGACATTTATGCGCCGCGACGACGGGCGACGGCGTTGGGCGTGCTGGGGGCAATTGACACGGCGGGTTGGGTGTGGGGACCGCTGTACGGGGCGCTGCTGGTGCGTTATCTCCACTGGCGCTGGCAGTTCTACCTGAACGTGCCGCTCAGTCTGTTGGGCATGGCGGCGGCATGGTGGGCGCTGCGCGATCTGCCTCCTACGGCGGCGCGCGGTCGCCTCGATTGGCGCGGCGTGGCCCTGTTAACGGCGGGGCTGGTAGCCCTCAACGTGGCCTTGCTCAATCGTAGCGGTATTCAGAGCGTAAGCAGCCTGACGCAGTTGGCGGCGGAGCCAGGGATGCGCAGCGCGCCGTGGTGGGTGGCGGCGGTGGTGGCGCTGCTGCTGTTCGGCTGGGTGGAGCGGCGGCGGCGGGAGTCGTTGGTGGATTGGTCGCTGTTTCGGTTGCCGAATTTTGTGCCGGCAATTTCCGTCAACTTCCTCGTCGGGAGCGTGCTGATTATCGCCATGGTGAACGTGCCGCTGTTCGTGAATGTGGTGCAGGTTGACCTGGCGCAGGCGGCGTTGGACAGTGGGCGTTTGTTGAGCAGCATGACGCTGGCGATGGCGGTGACGGCGTATCTGGGTGGATTGGGGACGGAGCGGTGGGGGTATCGGGGGGTGGCGAGTGCCGGCATTTCCCTCTGCATCCTCGCCTTCTTCCTCATGGGACGAAACTGGCAAGCCACCACCCCCTACAGCCAGATGACGTGGCAGCTTGCCCTCCTCGGCGCCGGCTTCGGCTTCGTCACCGCCCCCGTGGGAGCCGCCGTCATCAACGCCGCTCCCGAAGACCGCCGGGGCATTGCCGCCAGTCTCGTCATCGTCCTGCGCCTGCTGGGCATGAGCGTGGGGCTGGCCGCGCTCACCAGTTGGGGCCTGCACCGCTTCAACGTGCTGCGCGTCCAGGTGGCACTGCCCCCCATGACGGATCCCACCTTTGCCCAGGCATTGGCGGAAGGGTTGACCAACACGACGGTGCAGGTATTGGCGGAGACTTTTGTGGTGAGTGCCGGCATTGCCGCCCTGGCCCTGATAACCAGCCTCTGGCTGCGCCACCAGGACAAAGCCAATGCGTGA
- a CDS encoding LppX_LprAFG lipoprotein, producing the protein MKRITRLMRVLLLCGGVLGFMPACRVPSPPATPTLTLAPTATPDPVAILRNAGTAMQSLQSAHWEIERTGGPAYLDDAHTLDLSQADGDYAAPDAIRATITALGPGITLEIQTIAIGNNQWVTNPLTLVWEKLPPGWGFNPAILFDAEQGWEPLLREDVSDARLVGVSEFGGVARYQVQATVTGDRVRVLTGGLARDPAINATLWIDPATYHVVQLQFSSTSPTGEPSQWKLSFSQFDADVTITAPAP; encoded by the coding sequence ATGAAAAGGATTACCCGATTGATGAGGGTCTTGCTATTGTGTGGCGGGGTGTTGGGGTTCATGCCGGCATGTCGCGTCCCCTCTCCCCCCGCAACCCCAACGCTCACCCTTGCCCCCACCGCCACGCCCGATCCCGTCGCTATTTTGCGAAATGCCGGCACGGCCATGCAATCCCTGCAAAGCGCCCACTGGGAAATTGAGCGCACCGGCGGCCCCGCCTACCTCGACGACGCCCACACCCTCGACTTGAGCCAGGCCGACGGCGACTACGCCGCTCCCGACGCCATTCGCGCCACCATCACCGCATTGGGACCAGGCATAACGCTCGAAATCCAGACCATCGCCATCGGCAACAACCAGTGGGTGACCAATCCGCTCACACTGGTCTGGGAAAAATTGCCGCCGGGATGGGGCTTCAACCCCGCCATCTTGTTTGACGCGGAACAGGGCTGGGAGCCGCTGCTGCGTGAAGACGTGTCCGACGCGCGTCTGGTTGGCGTGAGCGAATTTGGCGGCGTAGCCCGCTACCAGGTGCAAGCCACGGTCACGGGGGACCGCGTGCGCGTCCTCACCGGCGGCCTGGCCCGCGACCCGGCCATCAACGCCACCCTCTGGATCGATCCCGCCACCTACCACGTCGTGCAGCTTCAGTTTAGCAGCACCAGCCCCACGGGCGAACCAAGCCAGTGGAAGCTCTCCTTTAGCCAGTTCGACGCGGACGTGACCATCACCGCGCCCGCGCCGTGA
- a CDS encoding NifU N-terminal domain-containing protein: MSEYIEITTKPTDDPDVMFFYTNLRLDEGEPESYDSLAAMEEGSPVAQALALVAGIAQLYIDGQELTITREPGVEWYFIAADVSAILKDFFL; the protein is encoded by the coding sequence ATGTCCGAATATATCGAAATCACCACCAAACCAACCGATGACCCTGACGTGATGTTTTTTTACACCAACTTGCGCCTGGACGAGGGAGAACCGGAGTCTTACGACTCCCTGGCTGCCATGGAAGAAGGCTCACCCGTGGCGCAGGCATTGGCCCTGGTCGCGGGTATCGCGCAACTGTATATTGACGGGCAGGAATTGACCATCACGCGCGAGCCGGGGGTGGAATGGTACTTCATCGCGGCGGATGTTTCCGCTATATTGAAGGATTTTTTCTTGTAG
- a CDS encoding immune inhibitor A, producing the protein MMACLVCGAGLLGATLLIGQRALTIVHATETAQAISAITPTPRLPAPPTHTPNPPLTLSPTAPSPSPSPSPPTPAPFALNVPAQIRQDELPPLVFADLNALRQSNYPVNDYYETARRLGSTDVGARTVPFTKYAPGDSRRFIADTGRINATLVVVTNHVYMWVESGLELDEQALTKVARQLENDYLPRLQATFGDYWQPGMDNDPHLSVLHLSEFSTDDEIGFFDSGDEYPLSINSASNEQEIIYMNMAFLDVGDEAYMGTLVHELEHLIQWHMDGNETTWLDEGLAQLAETINGLDSVDTYLDWLSQPDIQLNSWSYDDSDDVYAHYGAAYLLSLYIWEQLGSDAVVDLSRDPANGLQAVSNVLHAYRPDLSLEQFLADWAAANWLDGESDSPLYGYNALDLGQPRAATRVKRLPLDTVGELPQYGVDYVELNVSGPVTVTFVGDTWVSLVDSAAFAGNRMWVAPPLDNLSAQLTRAFDLTGLSTATLTFAAWYNLEPDWDFAYVTISTDEGDTWQLLRPDHATTGQYGPAFGGRSRDERDSTDGWITESISLDAYVGREIWLRFELLTDSALTNGAFALDEIAIPELNYVADAETDDGGWQAAGFVRTGVQLPQTWSVQLIDNGNPTQVYSLPLNAFNQGQATFDLGRRGGVLVIMPQTPFINQPASYWLEVTDN; encoded by the coding sequence ATGATGGCTTGCCTCGTTTGCGGCGCGGGACTCCTCGGCGCAACCCTGCTCATCGGGCAGCGCGCACTAACCATCGTCCACGCCACGGAAACGGCCCAGGCCATCAGCGCCATCACGCCCACCCCCAGGTTGCCCGCCCCCCCAACACACACGCCCAACCCGCCGCTTACGCTTTCCCCCACTGCCCCCTCCCCTTCTCCCTCTCCATCTCCCCCCACCCCTGCCCCCTTTGCCTTGAACGTTCCCGCGCAAATCCGGCAGGATGAGCTGCCTCCCCTTGTCTTTGCTGACCTGAATGCACTCCGCCAGAGCAACTACCCGGTCAACGATTATTACGAGACGGCGCGGCGGCTTGGCTCCACGGACGTTGGCGCACGCACCGTTCCCTTCACCAAATACGCGCCCGGCGACAGCCGCCGTTTTATCGCCGATACGGGCCGGATCAATGCCACGCTCGTGGTCGTCACCAACCATGTGTATATGTGGGTGGAGTCCGGGTTGGAATTGGATGAGCAGGCGCTGACAAAAGTCGCGCGGCAGTTGGAAAATGATTACCTGCCCCGCCTACAAGCCACGTTCGGCGATTACTGGCAGCCGGGGATGGACAATGATCCCCATCTCAGTGTGCTGCATTTGTCCGAGTTCTCCACCGACGACGAAATTGGCTTCTTCGACAGCGGTGACGAATACCCGTTGAGCATCAACAGCGCCTCCAATGAGCAGGAAATCATCTACATGAATATGGCTTTCCTGGACGTGGGCGACGAGGCGTACATGGGCACGCTCGTACACGAGCTAGAACATCTCATTCAATGGCATATGGACGGCAACGAGACGACCTGGTTGGATGAAGGGCTGGCGCAGCTGGCGGAAACCATCAATGGGCTTGACTCCGTGGATACGTATCTCGATTGGCTTTCGCAGCCAGACATTCAACTGAACAGTTGGAGTTATGACGATAGCGATGACGTTTACGCCCATTATGGCGCGGCCTATTTGCTCTCTTTGTACATCTGGGAGCAGTTGGGGAGTGATGCCGTGGTTGATCTGTCTCGCGATCCAGCCAACGGCTTGCAGGCGGTGAGCAATGTTCTGCACGCTTACCGACCAGACCTGAGCCTGGAGCAGTTTCTGGCGGATTGGGCGGCGGCGAATTGGCTTGATGGCGAGTCGGATTCGCCACTGTACGGCTACAATGCGCTGGACTTGGGGCAGCCACGGGCGGCGACAAGGGTGAAGCGGTTGCCGCTAGACACGGTCGGCGAATTGCCGCAATATGGGGTGGATTATGTTGAGTTAAATGTGTCCGGGCCGGTCACAGTAACGTTTGTAGGGGATACATGGGTATCTTTGGTGGATTCCGCCGCTTTTGCCGGCAACCGCATGTGGGTGGCGCCGCCGCTAGACAACCTTTCCGCCCAACTCACGCGCGCCTTCGACCTCACCGGCCTTTCTACGGCAACGCTCACGTTCGCCGCCTGGTACAACCTGGAACCGGACTGGGATTTCGCCTATGTGACCATCTCCACCGACGAAGGCGACACCTGGCAACTGCTCCGCCCTGACCATGCGACAACCGGACAGTATGGACCCGCTTTTGGCGGGCGCAGCCGCGACGAACGGGATAGCACGGACGGCTGGATAACGGAATCCATTTCCCTCGACGCCTACGTCGGTCGAGAAATCTGGCTGCGTTTTGAGCTGTTGACCGACTCCGCCCTCACGAATGGCGCTTTCGCTCTGGATGAGATCGCTATTCCCGAACTCAACTACGTTGCCGACGCGGAAACGGATGATGGGGGATGGCAGGCGGCGGGTTTTGTCCGCACCGGCGTGCAGCTTCCGCAGACCTGGTCCGTGCAACTGATCGACAACGGCAATCCTACCCAGGTTTATTCCCTCCCCTTAAACGCCTTCAACCAGGGTCAGGCCACATTTGACCTGGGCCGGCGCGGCGGCGTCCTCGTTATCATGCCCCAAACTCCCTTCATCAACCAGCCCGCTTCCTACTGGCTGGAAGTAACGGATAATTGA
- a CDS encoding immune inhibitor A has translation MRKFFLSLLSAISVALVGCGLLRQAPAAPSVTPEIVTTPPAAAAYANLAALTGVEVPARDLSDLTRRFHGVGDLPVVARTTAPAYAVGDTLTFWIKNHDDEVSEEIEARLIYRSDALNMWLQVGQDVRQRALEEAVRTLETEILPTDRAILGMEWQPGIDGDNRVNILHSTDLGSGVVGYFSAADEFVRAVNPYSNEMEMLYINLRNAPIGSAAYYDVVAHEMAHMIHWHQDQNEAAWVEEGLAVLAAYLNGHNETRYDQAYAEQTDVQLNDFSQFDDMSAAHYGASFLFAAYVLDRLGDEALRAWIGHEENGIAGISPILSAAHIPDFNTLFADWTIATYLQSINRGTGSYAYHNLTVPRLDFAGNHQHFPTHVEGTVHQYAADYIAITNDQPVTLVFTGTQQVRLLNVPAHSGSAYWTSYPADNGDMTLTQAFDLSGLSQATLNFWSWYDIESGWDYAYVVVSRDDGQTWQPLSTIYTTEANPQGNSYGPALTGISGTGSTPTWVEQSADLTPYVGQSILLRFEYVTDQAVHLAGLALDDISISELGFFDDAESDAGGWQAAGFARHSDVLPQSFLLQLILLSDDAVRVQPLALDDRQQGTWTLPLDAQFHHAVLVVSGSTPVTTMPSSYAYELR, from the coding sequence ATGCGAAAGTTCTTCCTCTCCCTTTTGTCCGCCATTTCTGTTGCCCTGGTTGGGTGTGGTCTGCTCCGCCAGGCTCCTGCCGCGCCTTCGGTGACGCCGGAGATCGTCACTACGCCGCCCGCCGCCGCGGCCTATGCCAATTTGGCAGCTCTGACCGGTGTGGAAGTGCCGGCACGCGACCTGTCGGATCTAACGCGCCGCTTTCATGGGGTGGGTGATTTGCCCGTCGTGGCCCGCACCACCGCACCGGCCTATGCGGTGGGAGATACGCTCACTTTCTGGATCAAAAACCATGATGACGAGGTAAGCGAAGAGATTGAGGCACGCTTGATTTACCGTTCAGATGCACTAAATATGTGGCTGCAAGTGGGGCAGGATGTGCGCCAACGGGCGCTGGAGGAGGCGGTGCGGACGTTGGAGACCGAGATTTTGCCCACGGACCGGGCGATTTTGGGGATGGAATGGCAGCCAGGGATTGACGGCGACAATCGGGTGAATATCTTGCACAGCACTGACCTGGGCAGCGGTGTGGTGGGGTATTTTTCCGCCGCCGATGAGTTTGTGCGCGCGGTCAATCCGTATTCCAATGAAATGGAGATGCTGTATATCAATTTGCGTAACGCGCCCATTGGCAGCGCGGCGTACTACGATGTGGTGGCGCATGAGATGGCGCACATGATTCACTGGCATCAAGACCAAAATGAAGCAGCCTGGGTGGAGGAGGGGCTGGCGGTGTTGGCGGCGTATTTGAACGGACACAATGAGACGCGGTATGACCAGGCGTATGCGGAACAAACGGATGTGCAGTTGAATGATTTTAGTCAGTTTGACGACATGAGCGCGGCGCATTATGGGGCTTCGTTTTTGTTCGCGGCGTATGTTTTGGACCGTCTGGGGGATGAGGCGCTGCGGGCGTGGATTGGGCATGAGGAGAATGGGATTGCCGGCATTTCCCCCATCCTCTCCGCCGCCCACATCCCCGACTTCAACACCCTCTTCGCCGACTGGACCATCGCCACCTACCTGCAAAGCATCAACCGGGGCACGGGCAGCTACGCCTACCACAATCTAACTGTTCCCAGACTGGATTTTGCCGGCAACCACCAACACTTCCCCACCCATGTCGAAGGCACAGTCCACCAATACGCCGCCGACTACATCGCCATCACCAACGACCAACCCGTCACCCTCGTCTTTACCGGCACGCAGCAAGTCCGCCTGCTCAACGTCCCCGCACACAGCGGCAGCGCCTACTGGACCAGCTACCCCGCCGACAACGGAGACATGACCCTCACCCAAGCCTTTGACCTCAGCGGCCTTTCCCAGGCCACCCTCAACTTCTGGAGCTGGTACGACATCGAATCAGGGTGGGACTATGCTTACGTGGTCGTCTCCCGCGACGACGGGCAAACGTGGCAGCCCCTCTCCACCATCTACACCACCGAGGCCAACCCACAAGGCAACAGCTATGGCCCCGCGCTCACCGGCATCAGCGGCACAGGCAGCACCCCCACCTGGGTGGAGCAATCCGCCGACCTCACCCCCTACGTCGGGCAGTCCATCCTCCTCCGTTTTGAATACGTGACGGACCAGGCCGTGCATCTGGCCGGCCTGGCCCTGGACGACATCAGCATCTCCGAATTGGGCTTTTTCGATGACGCCGAAAGCGATGCTGGCGGGTGGCAGGCGGCCGGTTTTGCGCGTCACAGCGACGTGCTGCCACAATCATTCTTGCTGCAACTCATTTTGCTCAGCGATGATGCAGTGCGCGTACAGCCGCTCGCTCTGGACGACCGGCAGCAGGGAACCTGGACACTGCCGCTGGATGCCCAATTCCATCACGCCGTCCTCGTCGTCTCCGGTAGTACACCCGTAACCACGATGCCGTCTTCATACGCCTATGAACTCCGCTAA
- a CDS encoding ketoacyl-ACP synthase III: MRYAHIVGWGSYWPENILTNTEIARKVDTSDEWIFTRTGIKERRIANARETTPHMAFRAAVRALESANISPLQVDLVIVATSTPEYVFPATACQVQDMLGASRAGAFDISVACSGFVYGLSMASSAIACGSINTAVVIGAEALSRIVDWTDRGTCILFGDGAGAVVLKGSNVPGGILSTTLRSDGSGGQSLYMTSVGARPMPMLGVGFSPNGHQMDFIRMNGREVFRFATRVMAESVEEVLEKANLTLADVSLIVPHQANVRIIEAAAKRLKVSPDLFFLNVDRAGNTSAASIPLALCDAIEAGRLKPDDNVVFVGFGGGLSWGAALIKWDVTPPEPREERWWRRSPWYLWARGRSMLRRLARKWLAKVAGSPTPEARLKDADKGK, translated from the coding sequence ATGAGATACGCGCACATAGTCGGCTGGGGCAGTTACTGGCCGGAAAACATCCTCACGAACACGGAAATCGCCCGCAAAGTGGACACCTCAGACGAGTGGATTTTCACACGCACGGGCATCAAAGAGCGGCGCATCGCCAACGCACGCGAGACGACGCCACACATGGCTTTCCGCGCCGCGGTACGCGCGCTGGAATCCGCCAATATCTCCCCATTGCAAGTTGATCTGGTCATTGTCGCCACCTCCACGCCCGAATATGTGTTTCCGGCTACGGCTTGCCAGGTGCAGGACATGCTGGGGGCGTCGCGGGCGGGCGCTTTCGACATCAGCGTCGCCTGTTCCGGCTTTGTTTATGGCCTGAGCATGGCGTCCAGCGCCATTGCCTGCGGTTCGATCAACACAGCAGTGGTGATTGGCGCGGAGGCGTTGTCGCGCATTGTGGATTGGACAGACCGGGGGACGTGCATTTTGTTTGGCGATGGCGCGGGCGCGGTGGTGCTGAAGGGGTCAAATGTACCGGGCGGCATCCTCTCCACAACCTTGCGCTCAGATGGATCAGGCGGGCAATCCTTGTATATGACGTCCGTGGGCGCGCGCCCCATGCCCATGTTGGGTGTCGGTTTCTCGCCAAACGGCCACCAAATGGACTTTATCAGGATGAATGGGCGGGAGGTGTTCCGTTTTGCCACCCGCGTTATGGCGGAATCAGTGGAGGAGGTCCTGGAAAAAGCGAATCTGACACTGGCGGATGTCTCTCTGATTGTGCCGCACCAGGCGAACGTGCGCATCATCGAGGCGGCGGCGAAACGTTTGAAGGTGTCGCCCGATCTCTTTTTCTTGAATGTGGACCGGGCGGGCAATACGTCGGCAGCCTCTATCCCGCTGGCGTTGTGCGATGCGATAGAAGCCGGACGGTTGAAACCGGATGACAATGTTGTTTTTGTGGGATTTGGCGGGGGATTGAGCTGGGGCGCGGCGTTGATCAAGTGGGACGTGACGCCGCCAGAACCACGGGAGGAACGTTGGTGGCGACGGTCGCCGTGGTATTTGTGGGCGCGCGGGCGCTCGATGCTGCGCCGGCTGGCGCGCAAATGGCTGGCAAAAGTGGCCGGATCGCCCACGCCGGAAGCGCGTTTGAAGGATGCGGACAAGGGGAAATGA
- a CDS encoding Type 1 glutamine amidotransferase-like domain-containing protein: protein MNGYLLLAGGAEFGGDMAVADRRAITLAGGPDAPIAIIPTAAAPDNNHARAGENGRRWFAGLGVRAVSVVPLLDATSANATDVVDAVRRARLIYLLGGFPHYLERTLAGSQAWQAMVMVYRAGGVIAGSSAGAMVLCEHYYDPGRGQVETGLGLVPAACVLPHHNTFGRRWAADLARQLPGVTLMGIDERVGMINDGPAGSWQVYGPGAVTRYHHGQPVSFRGGQTFQLAGT from the coding sequence ATGAACGGGTACCTTCTTCTGGCAGGCGGCGCGGAGTTTGGCGGCGATATGGCCGTCGCCGACCGGCGAGCGATCACGCTGGCGGGCGGACCAGACGCCCCCATCGCCATCATCCCCACGGCAGCGGCCCCGGACAACAACCACGCGCGGGCGGGCGAGAACGGGAGACGCTGGTTTGCGGGCCTGGGCGTGCGGGCGGTCAGCGTGGTTCCGCTGCTGGACGCCACTTCCGCCAATGCCACCGATGTGGTGGACGCCGTGCGCCGCGCTCGCCTGATCTACTTGCTGGGGGGTTTTCCTCATTACCTGGAGCGGACGCTGGCGGGCAGCCAGGCGTGGCAGGCGATGGTGATGGTATACCGGGCGGGGGGCGTGATTGCCGGCAGCAGCGCGGGCGCGATGGTCCTCTGCGAACATTACTACGACCCGGGGCGCGGCCAGGTCGAAACCGGCCTGGGGCTGGTCCCCGCCGCCTGCGTCCTGCCGCACCACAACACCTTTGGTCGGCGTTGGGCCGCCGACCTGGCGCGGCAACTGCCCGGCGTCACGCTCATGGGCATCGACGAGCGCGTGGGCATGATCAACGATGGGCCGGCAGGCTCCTGGCAGGTGTATGGTCCCGGCGCGGTCACGCGCTACCACCACGGGCAGCCCGTTTCGTTCCGCGGCGGGCAGACATTCCAACTGGCCGGGACGTAA